One region of Solea senegalensis isolate Sse05_10M linkage group LG14, IFAPA_SoseM_1, whole genome shotgun sequence genomic DNA includes:
- the s1pr4 gene encoding sphingosine 1-phosphate receptor 4: MNVISSLTSPSSCPHLYHSSSYPTNTTTILDATASGISRVILQHYNHTGRLQNRTISNSPNHISVSVAVFFFLSIFIILENFLVLVAVISRIRHSRRWVYVCIANITLSDLLTGAAYLVNICMSGSQTFRLTPALWLFREGMLFVALAASIFSLLLIAVERYTTMMKPLPQKSGRKTYYRIYGLVALCWIFALMIGFLPLLGWNCVCSLEACSTLLPLYSKTYIFFSLFIFFIILLAIGVLYGAIYCHVHKSAQVGPHRSRKRSLALLKTVITIVGVFMLCWGPLFLLLLVDFFCVSRKCGLLLSADYFISLAVLNSGLNPIIYALGSSEMRKAIADLLCCCCLKVGLCHPDTFTSKETSSTSESRRDSLRNSFNKVRNLSVASPPSTPSKTRKAPKKYRLSSTTSCLSVSSG; the protein is encoded by the coding sequence ATGAATGtcatctcctccctcacctccccctcctcctgcccCCACCTGTACCACTCATCCAGTTAccccaccaacaccaccactaTTTTGGATGCTACAGCCAGCGGGATCAGCCGTGTCATTTTGCAGCATTATAACCACACAGGCCGTCTGCAGAACAGGACCATCTCAAACAGCCCAAACCACATCAGCGTCTCCGTtgctgtcttcttcttcctcagcaTTTTCATCATCCTGGAGAATTTCCTGGTTCTGGTAGCCGTCATCTCCCGCATCCGCCACAGCCGACGCTGGGTTTATGTCTGCATTGCCAACATCACACTCAGTGATCTCCTTACAGGTGCTGCCTACCTAGTCAACATCTGCATGTCTGGCAGCCAGACGTTCCGCCTCACGCCTGCTTTGTGGCTCTTCAGGGAGGGGATGCTGTTTGTGGCCCTGGCTGCATCCATATTTAGTTTGCTCCTGATTGCTGTGGAGCGTTACACCACCATGATGAAGCCACTGCCCCAGAAATCAGGTAGGAAGACCTACTACAGGATCTACGGCTTGGTGGCCCTCTGCTGGATTTTTGCACTCATGATTGGCTTCCTCCCCTTGCTTGGTTGGAACTGTGTGTGCAGCCTGGAAGCATGCTCCACCCTCCTGCCTCTCTACTCAAAGACTTAcatctttttctccctcttcatcttcttcattaTCCTCCTGGCTATTGGTGTGCTGTATGGTGCCATCTATTGCCACGTACACAAGAGTGCACAGGTGGGCCCCCATCGCAGTCGAAAGCGCTCTTTAGCTCTGCTTAAAACAGTGATTACCATCGTTGGGGTGTTCATGCTCTGCTGGGGGCCTCTGTTCCTCCTGTTACTGGTGGATTTCTTCTGTGTCTCTCGCAAATGTGGACTGCTGTTAAGTGCCGACTATTTCATCTCCCTGGCCGTCCTGAACTCTGGCCTTAACCCCATCATATATGCCTTGGGCAGCAGTGAGATGAGGAAGGCTATCGCTGACCTGCTGTGCTGTTGCTGCCTGAAGGTTGGCCTTTGCCACCCGGACACTTTCACATCCAAGGAGACAAGCAGCACCTCAGAGAGCAGGAGGGACAGTCTGAGGAACAGTTTTAACAAGGTCAGAAATCTGAGCGTGGCCTCTCCACCATCAACCCCAAGCAAGACGCGCAAAGCACCTAAAAAATACAGGTTGAGCTCCACCACCAGCTGCCTGTCAGTTTCAAGTGGTTAA